The Xanthomonas sp. DAR 34887 genome has a segment encoding these proteins:
- a CDS encoding TonB-dependent receptor yields MNSRTTTLAISIMAALYLSGNAMAQEATASSAESKNVQELDTITVTGYRASLEKSQAVKRSANSIVDAISAEDIGKFPDTNAAESLAHLPGISVDRQFGEGEKVSINGTDPALNRVLLNGQTIASGDWGGNPSDTSGRTFNYTLLSPEIIGLMEVYKTPEARIDEGSIGGTVIVHTRKPLDLPKNTIRGSVGYNYNDRSEEGNPRGSALWSWKNDDETFGALISATHDKQDISRAGIEFFGYTTGANIPATANVTGDGGNVATAKVPAGINSAYFQQTRERNGLQGALQWKPNEQNEFNLTGIYIKGKYNNFSESRYVCPACNDDLKKVTSANVENGYITSGTVTDGAAGQPYAQLDTNYRESTVTTKSVNLRHDWYGDNWVFTTQAGTTKATGGKNPEYLMKFLLQDGGYNFNYDGSHTGVTYDNNSASNWGLASGQQAGGVEYTTTEDKEKYFQFDAARDLQWGPFNKVLVGYKYINHDNGQNSRGNAIFANQDVLLTDFSPGTTPSGLYDGLGASGDLVNWPTANLNSVLKYLKSLPQAALTPKYGQIYDVKEITSDLYAQMNFEAGKFRGNIGLRYADTKDKSQYYQTNDGGTTYTFEQVSNEYKKPLPSFNIAYDLDDTKVLRFSAAKVMARPRYSDLAGSFSLNSTSGDLTASGGNPDLKPYQSTNYDLAAEWYFAPSSMLSAEVFYRDISSYIVSTTTTEILSDPTNGIVNQPYSVTRPVNATGAKVKGASLNYQQAFGYGFGLQANYTYAESSSEDGLNLPYLSRNTYNVIPYWENGPWMVRVNYSYRSKYFTQIGRLDSNVFTDEYKQLDLTASYEINDWMSVSVSATNLLDSTYYWYNEVKYAPIGMYKNGRGYQAQLNFKF; encoded by the coding sequence ATGAATAGCCGCACCACCACGTTAGCCATCAGCATCATGGCCGCGCTGTACCTGTCCGGTAATGCTATGGCGCAGGAAGCGACCGCTTCCAGCGCAGAATCGAAGAACGTCCAGGAACTGGACACCATCACCGTCACCGGCTACCGCGCCTCGCTGGAGAAGAGCCAGGCGGTCAAGCGCTCGGCCAACTCCATCGTCGACGCGATCAGCGCCGAGGACATCGGCAAGTTCCCCGACACCAACGCCGCCGAGTCGCTGGCGCACCTGCCGGGCATCAGCGTGGACCGCCAGTTCGGCGAAGGCGAGAAGGTCAGCATCAACGGCACCGATCCGGCGCTGAACCGCGTGCTGCTCAACGGCCAGACCATCGCTTCGGGCGACTGGGGCGGCAACCCGTCCGACACCAGCGGCCGTACCTTCAACTACACCCTGCTGTCGCCGGAAATCATCGGCCTGATGGAGGTCTACAAGACTCCGGAAGCGCGCATCGACGAAGGCTCGATCGGCGGCACCGTGATCGTGCACACCCGCAAGCCGCTGGACCTGCCGAAGAACACCATCCGCGGCTCGGTCGGCTACAACTACAACGACCGCTCGGAAGAAGGCAACCCGCGCGGTTCGGCGCTGTGGAGCTGGAAGAACGACGACGAGACCTTCGGTGCGTTGATCTCCGCCACGCACGACAAGCAGGACATCTCGCGCGCCGGTATCGAGTTCTTCGGCTATACCACCGGCGCCAATATCCCCGCCACCGCCAATGTCACGGGCGACGGTGGTAACGTTGCTACTGCCAAGGTTCCGGCCGGCATCAACAGCGCCTACTTCCAGCAGACCCGCGAGCGCAACGGCCTGCAGGGCGCGCTGCAGTGGAAGCCGAACGAGCAGAACGAGTTCAACCTGACCGGCATCTACATCAAGGGCAAGTACAACAACTTCAGCGAATCGCGCTACGTTTGTCCGGCCTGTAACGACGATCTGAAGAAGGTCACCAGCGCCAATGTCGAGAACGGCTACATCACCTCCGGCACCGTTACCGACGGCGCCGCCGGCCAGCCCTATGCCCAGCTCGACACCAACTACCGCGAAAGCACCGTCACCACCAAGAGCGTGAACCTGCGCCACGACTGGTATGGCGACAACTGGGTGTTCACCACCCAGGCCGGCACCACCAAGGCCACCGGCGGCAAGAACCCCGAGTACCTGATGAAGTTCCTGCTGCAGGACGGCGGCTACAACTTCAACTACGACGGCAGCCACACCGGCGTCACCTACGACAACAACAGCGCGTCCAACTGGGGCCTGGCGTCCGGCCAGCAGGCCGGCGGCGTCGAGTACACCACCACCGAGGACAAGGAGAAGTACTTCCAGTTCGATGCGGCCCGCGATCTGCAATGGGGCCCGTTCAACAAGGTGCTGGTGGGCTACAAGTACATCAACCACGACAACGGCCAGAACTCGCGCGGCAATGCGATCTTCGCCAACCAGGACGTGTTGCTGACCGACTTCAGCCCGGGCACCACGCCGAGCGGCCTGTATGACGGCCTGGGCGCCAGCGGCGACCTGGTCAACTGGCCGACCGCCAACCTCAACTCGGTCCTCAAGTACCTGAAGTCGCTGCCGCAGGCGGCGCTGACGCCCAAGTACGGCCAGATCTACGACGTCAAGGAAATCACCAGCGACCTGTACGCGCAGATGAACTTCGAAGCCGGCAAGTTCCGCGGCAACATCGGCCTGCGTTACGCCGATACCAAGGACAAGTCGCAGTACTACCAGACCAACGATGGCGGCACGACCTACACCTTCGAGCAGGTCAGCAACGAGTACAAGAAGCCGCTGCCCAGCTTCAACATCGCCTATGACCTGGACGACACCAAGGTGCTGCGCTTCTCTGCGGCCAAGGTGATGGCACGCCCGCGCTACAGCGACCTGGCCGGTTCGTTCTCGCTCAACAGCACCAGCGGCGACCTGACCGCCAGCGGCGGTAATCCGGACCTGAAGCCGTACCAGTCGACCAATTACGACCTGGCCGCCGAATGGTACTTCGCCCCGTCCAGCATGCTGTCGGCCGAAGTGTTCTACCGCGACATCAGCTCCTACATCGTCAGCACCACCACCACCGAGATCCTCAGCGACCCGACCAACGGCATCGTCAACCAGCCGTACAGCGTGACCCGTCCGGTCAACGCCACCGGTGCCAAGGTCAAGGGCGCGTCGCTGAACTACCAGCAGGCGTTCGGCTACGGCTTCGGTCTGCAGGCGAACTACACCTACGCCGAGTCCAGCTCCGAGGACGGCCTGAACCTGCCGTACCTGTCGCGCAACACCTACAACGTGATCCCGTATTGGGAAAACGGTCCGTGGATGGTGCGGGTCAACTACAGCTACCGCTCCAAGTACTTCACCCAGATCGGCCGCCTGGACTCGAACGTGTTCACCGACGAGTACAAGCAGCTGGACCTGACCGCTTCGTACGAGATCAACGACTGGATGAGCGTCAGCGTCAGCGCCACCAACCTGCTCGACTCCACGTACTACTGGTACAACGAGGTCAAGTACGCGCCGATCGGCATGTACAAGAACGGCCGCGGCTACCAGGCGCAGCTGAACTTCAAGTTCTGA
- a CDS encoding glucokinase family protein, protein MSASSSSVGTAASRAEPFIAADVGGTHVRIGLMSRGDAADSVQTVKVLDYRKYRCADYPGLTEIIGEFLSGVPGPAPTRGVIASAGYALEDGRVITTNLPWSLSPPEIRERLGMQALHLVNDFEAVAYAASSMDASEVLHLTGPRKAQRGPALVIGPGTGLGAAVWIPTNGGAVVLATEAGHAALPIGSELEMAIAQRLLRTRSYVPVEHLLSGPGLLNLYKVLCELREAAPVHAAPSEVTTAALAGNDPLAHEALSAFCGLLGSVVGDMALLYGIQSGIYLAGGFLPQIGDFLAASSFVERYLNKGAMRPALEQIPVKLVEHGQLGVIGAANWFLQQQR, encoded by the coding sequence GTGTCCGCAAGCAGTTCATCAGTGGGGACGGCCGCGTCGCGCGCCGAGCCTTTCATTGCCGCCGACGTCGGCGGTACCCATGTACGTATCGGCCTGATGTCGCGCGGCGACGCCGCCGACAGCGTGCAGACGGTCAAGGTGCTGGACTATCGCAAGTACCGCTGTGCCGACTATCCCGGCCTGACCGAGATCATCGGCGAGTTCCTGTCCGGCGTGCCGGGTCCGGCGCCGACCCGTGGCGTGATCGCCAGCGCCGGCTATGCGCTGGAAGACGGCAGGGTGATCACCACCAATCTGCCGTGGAGCCTGTCGCCGCCGGAGATCCGCGAGCGGTTGGGCATGCAGGCGCTGCACCTGGTCAACGATTTCGAGGCGGTGGCCTATGCGGCCTCGTCGATGGATGCCAGCGAAGTGTTGCATCTGACCGGCCCGCGCAAGGCGCAGCGCGGACCGGCGCTGGTGATCGGCCCGGGCACCGGGCTGGGCGCGGCGGTGTGGATTCCGACCAATGGCGGCGCCGTCGTGCTGGCCACCGAAGCCGGACACGCGGCCCTGCCGATCGGCAGCGAACTGGAGATGGCGATCGCACAGCGGCTGTTGCGCACGCGCAGCTATGTGCCGGTGGAACACCTGCTGTCCGGTCCCGGCCTGCTCAATCTCTATAAGGTGTTGTGCGAACTGCGCGAGGCCGCGCCGGTGCATGCCGCACCCAGCGAGGTCACCACCGCGGCGCTGGCCGGCAACGATCCGCTGGCGCACGAAGCGCTGTCGGCGTTCTGCGGCCTGCTCGGCAGCGTGGTCGGCGACATGGCGCTGCTGTATGGCATCCAGAGCGGCATCTACCTGGCCGGTGGCTTCCTGCCGCAGATCGGCGACTTCCTGGCGGCCAGCAGTTTCGTCGAGCGCTATTTGAACAAGGGCGCGATGCGCCCGGCGCTGGAGCAGATTCCGGTGAAGCTGGTGGAGCATGGCCAGCTCGGGGTGATCGGCGCGGCGAACTGGTTCCTGCAGCAGCAGCGCTAG